The following nucleotide sequence is from Cellvibrio sp. PSBB006.
TGGCCGGCATCGGTTCTGCCAACCCCGTCGCCACAGGAGACACGCCATGGTGATCGAAGCCATCAACAGCCGCATGGCCATTCGCGGCCATCCTATTCACCCGATGTTGATCCACTTCCCCGTAGCGGCCTTGCTGGGACTGATTGCCACCGACCTGGCTTACATCTTCAGCGGGGATTACTTCTGGGCGCGGGCCAGTCTCTGGCTCGCGGGCGTCGGTGCACTGGGCGGTTGGGTCTCGGGGTTTGCCGGTTTGATCGATCTGCTCAGCGTGAGCCAGATCCGCCGCCTGATCACCGCCTGGTGCCACGCGATCCTGGCGGTGATGCTGTTGTCCCTCGCCTCGCTCAACTGGTTGTTTCGCCTGGAT
It contains:
- a CDS encoding DUF2231 domain-containing protein, which produces MVIEAINSRMAIRGHPIHPMLIHFPVAALLGLIATDLAYIFSGDYFWARASLWLAGVGALGGWVSGFAGLIDLLSVSQIRRLITAWCHAILAVMLLSLASLNWLFRLDTADVNIFPWGLYLSLLTGVLIASASYLGGRLVYEHAVGVEVEEPPGML